The Pseudomonadota bacterium sequence CGCCTCCGAATGATTCCCGCGCCCACTCTTGGCGAGGTCATGCAGGAAGAGGGCAAGATAGAGGACGCCGCGCGATAGGATCTTGGGTGCGATTTCGGTCGCTAAGGGCAGCTCTTCCGCAAGCTCGCGGCGCTCGATCTGCGACAGGATTCCGATCGCACGCAGGGTGTGCTCGTCGACCGTATAGACATGGTACATATCGTGCTGGGTCTGGCCAACGATGCGGCCGAATTCGGGAATGAAGCGTCCCAGCACACCGGCTTCGTTCATCATGCGAAGCGCCTGCTCAGGCGCTTCAGTGTCGCTTAACAGCGCCATGAATAGGCGGTTGGCCTCGTCATCCGCGCGCAAGCTGCGGTCGATCAGGTGCAGGCGTTGATACACCAGTCTGAGCGTTCGCGGATGGATGTCGAGGCCACCGGTTTGCGCGAGGCGGAACAGTTTAATCAGACGCACGGGCCGTTCATCGAACGAATCCTCGGCCAATACAGTAAGGCGGCCGCCTTCGGTGCCCAATCCGTCTGCTGCCGGCGAGGGTCCGCCGGCGCCGATGCGCTGGGGCGCATCGTCCAGGTGGTCCGCTTCGAGCAAAGCGCACAGCACGCGGGTCAATTCTCCGACCGACTTGGCGACCAGAAAATAATGTTTCATGAAGCGTTCGACGGCGAGATTGCCGTCGCGGTCGTCGTAGCCCATGCGGCGCGCGATTTCGGGCTGAATATCGAACGTCAGACGGTCTTCAGCTCGGCCCGCGGCGAGGTGCAAATGCGCGCGCACTTTCCACAAGAACCCTTCGGCGCGGGCGAAACGGACCTGTTCCTTGCGGGTGAGCAAGCCGCGCTCGATCAAATCGGCGAAGCGCGGCACGCGATAGAGATATTTGGCAATCCAGAACAACGTATGCAAATCGCGCAAGCCGCCTTTACCGTCCTTGATATTGGGTTCCAGCAGGTAGCGTGAATCACCGGTGCGCTGATGGCGGGCATCGCGCTCGGTCAGTTTGGCGGCGACGAAATCGCCTTCGCCGCCGGGAACGATCTCGTCCCAAAAGCGCTGACGGAGTTCACGAAACAGAGCCTTGTCGCCCCGCAAATAGCGCGATTCGAGAATACTGGTGCGGATCGTCATGTCGCTGCGCGCGCGTGCCAGGCAATCGGCGATCGAGCGTGTCGCATGACCCACAGTCAGGCCCATATCCCACAACATATAAAGTACATATTCGATGATCTGTTCGCTGCGTGCAGTGAGTTTCCACGGATGGAGAAACAACAGATCAATATCCGAATAAGGCGAAAGTTCGGCGCGGCCGTAGCCGCCGACCGCGACAAAAGCCAACCGATTGCCGCTAGTCGGGTTGGGCCCGGGGAACAGTCGCTCCGCCGCATGGTCATAGAGAACGGCGAGAATTTCGTCGATCAAGAAGGTGTATCCGGCGACCAGGGCGCTGCCGCGCGCCCCGTGCTCAAGCCGCTCCCCCAGCACCGTGCGGCCCGCCGATAGATAATTCTTGCACAGATCAAGCGCTTCGTCGCGGCTGCCGCCGCCGCCCGGTCGCCATTCAGTGGCCGCCAGCGCCGCATCGAACGCACTACGGTCGATAATTTCGCTCTGCCGTCCGGCCTTGGTCATCTTTTTTGCTTCGTAGCGTCCCGGTCACAGGTTGCGTATATGGCCCCAGCCGCCGCTCGGCGCAACTGTTGCCGCTTATCGCAGAAGCATCGTATTTATACCGTTAAGCGCTTTGTAGAGAGTCTCAAACTGGCGCGTGAAGGCGCCAGGCGATAGTTTCTGTCCCGCTTTGCCAAGGCGGCGGCGGATTTCCTCCAGCCCGCAGTCGCCATCGACCAGAGCGGTTAGGGCCGCCGCTTGCTCGGGCAGCACAAGGCGAATCTTTGCGCCGTCGAAATCGAGCGACAGGGCAGGCGCGCCTTTTAAGCGGCCGGCCAGCGCCTCGGGCGAGACATTGTTGAGCACCGGAACCACACCCGCCATGCCCAACCGGAGCGGCACCTCGCGTGCTTGCCCGCACGACAAGTGCGCGGAAGGTACCAGATAACAGATATGAACCTTCATGTTGCCCGCTATGAGTTCGGCCGCGGCGCATTGCTCCGGCCAGGTCAGCGCCACCGCTTTCTTGCGCAGGTCCGCATTCCGCAAATAGTTGAGCGGATCGTAGCGCGCCGGCTCGATGAAGCCGGTGATTCTGAGATCGGCCTCGGCCGCCAGCGCAAATATTTCATCGACCAAATAGGCGCGGTCGCGGCGATGCAGGAGCAAGTCATAGATGCCCGCATCGCCGGCGTTCTGATGATCGCCGACATGAGAATTGCGCAGCAGCCAATTTGTCGGTGGCAAATCGCTGAGAAGCGCGCGGGCACTATCGATACGCGCCTGGTCGAGTGGATCATCCGCCAATAAACGCAGCAAAGATTGCGCCTCGTAGACACCGGTCCGTCCCAAACGGCCATAGAGCATGAGCCCGATGCCGCCGCCCGGCTTGAGCGCGTTCGCCAGCTCCCGCAGAACTTCCGCCGGCGATTCGAGATGATGCAGCACCCCGCAACAATCGATGTAATCGAACTTCTCGAGGCCAAGCGGCGCCAGATCGGTCAGAGAGGCCTGGAGAAATTTGATGCTGTCGAGGCGCCGGGCGGCAGCGCGGTCGCGCGCGATATCAAGCGATGCGGTAGAAATATCTATGTGGATTATTTCGGCGTCGATCGCGCGCGCGCGCAATTGGCTCGCTAGCATGATGGTCGCGTCGCCCGTGCCGCCGCCGGCGATCAAGACGCGGAACGGTGAGTCCGCCGTGCACCGTTCGCCGCGTACATAATGCTCGATTTCGAGCAGGCTGCTGGGCGAGCCGGTAATCAATCGCTTTGCTTCGTCCGCTGGGTCACGCGGCGGATAGGGATAGGCTTCGTACTGCCGGTGAACGGACCGATCCGCATTCCTTATCTTCGCCATGCCGCTGCCTACTATTTTGCGCCCTGGTTGGCTGCGAGATATTTTGATCCATGCATCGCGGTACAATCCGTAGCTCCGATACCAAGACAACTTGCCTTGACGGTGTGCGGGCTGCAAGCTTACGACCATGACGGATATCATGCGTGGGTATTTTGGCGTCGGCGTTGAGGGCGTGAGCAAGCCGTTCAATGTCGGCAATTTGATGCGCTCGGCGCATGCCTTCGGCGCGGGTTTCGTGTTTACCATCGCCGCCGAGTATGCTGGCGCCGGCTCAGATACCGCGAAGACGCACGAACATGTACCGTTTTATCGCTTCGCCAGCGTCGCTGAGTTGAATTTGCCTGATGGCTGCGCCCTTGTCGGAATCGAATTGATGGACGAGGCGGTTGATCTGCCGATCTTTCCGCACCCTCTGAACGCCGCCTATGTGCTCGGCCCAGAGCGCGGCTCGCTGTCACCGGAACTTGTCGAGCGTTGTGACCATGTGGTGCGGATTCCGGCGCGTTTCTCGATAAATCTCGGGGTTGCCGGGGCGATCGTCATGTATGATCGCATGCTGGCGCTTGGCCGCTTTGGTGACCGTCCGCTCAATCCGCGCGCCCCATCGACGCCGCGCCCAGCCCATGTCTATGGCGCACCGACCCGGCGCCGGCCGAAGCCAGTTTGAGCCTCTCCCGATCAAGTATGGAAAATGCCCTGGAACCTGGCTGGCTATCGGGATATCCTAGTCACATGCGCGTGCAATTCCTGAGACTCTTTGGTTCACCGTCCCTCGCCGTTAGTGCCCTCTTCTTCGCCGCCCTTGTGGCGGTGGGCGGCGTGGCCGGCCAAGCGCTGGCGCAGGAAGAATTGAGCAAGAACGGCGCTTGGACGGCTTTTACCTACAAAGAAGGCGGCAAGCTGACGTGTTACATGTACGCGCAGCCGACCAAGCAGGAAGGCAATTACACCAAGCGCAGCGCGCCGAACGCGATGATCACACGGCGCCGCGGCTCCGTCGTGGTCGAAGAAGTGAGTGTCACCTCGGGCTATCCCTACAAGGATGGTTCGCCGATCAGCTTACAAATTGATGGCCGCGGTTTCAAATTTGGCATCATTCAGGACGAACATGCCTGGGCCAACAACGCCGATGAAGACAAAGTCGCCGTCCAGGCGATGATCCGAGGCAGTAATTTGACCGTCCGCGGAACCTCCCGAAAAGATAGCTATTCGCTTGATACTTATTCGCTGAAAGGCTTCAGCAAGACGCATAAAGCGATCGTTAAGGCCTGCCCGTAATCATTTGTTTTTACGTATTACTGCGCCACGCCGGTTCACGGTTGTGGAAATTTTCGCCGCAGGCACGTATATCAACCGCATGAAAGACGTAAGCGCATCGGCGGTGGACGAACGTGTGAGCCTGATCGGTATGGATCGGGCGGAGTTGGCGCAGGCTGTGGCGCACATCGGCGAATCCGAAAAAAGCGCAAGTCTGCGCGCCAAACAGCTCTGGCATTGGATTTATCATCACGGCGTGGATGATTTCTCACACATGTCGAGTTTGAACGGCGCGCTGCGCGAAGCATTGGCGGCCGCCTATACTCTGGCGCGGCCCAAAATCACCCGCGACCAATTGTCTGAAGACGGCACGCGCAAATGGCTGTTGCGCTTTCCCGACGGGCAGGAAGCCGAAAGCGTCTACATTCCCGAAGAGGACCGCGGCGCGTTGTGCATGTCGGCGCAAGTGGGCTGCACCTTGACCTGCGGTTTTTGCCATACCGGTACCCAGCGCCTGGTGCGCAACTTGGAAGCGCGCGAGATCATCTCGCAGTTCCTGGTGGCGCGCGACAGCTACGGCGAATGGCCATCGCCCCAGGACGGCAGAATGATCTCTAACATCGTCATGATGGGTATGGGCGAGCCGCTGTTTAATTATGAGAATGTCGCCAAGGCGATCCGTATCGCCATGGACCCCGAAGGGCTGTCGATATCGCGCCGTCGCATCACGCTTTCAACCGCCGGCGTGGCGCCGATGATCGAGCGTTGCGGCAAGGAGCTCGGCGTTGGCCTGGCGATATCGCTGCACGCCGTGACCGATGAACTGCGCGACGAATTGATGCCGATCAACCGCAAATATCCATTGGCGGAATTGCTCGACGCCTGCCGGCGCTATCCCACCGCGTCGAACGCAAGGCGCATTACTTTCGAATATGTCATGCTGAAGGGGATCAATGATTCGCCGGCGGACGCCAAAGCGCTGGTGCGCCTGATCGCTGGGATTCCGGCCAAAATCAATCTCATTCCGTTCAATGCCTGGCCCGGCGCGCCCTACGAATGTTCAGAGCCCGAAGACATCGCGAAATTCGCCACCATCGTCAACAAGGCTGGTTATTCTTCGCCGGTGCGGACACCGCGCGGGCGCGATATTTCCGCCGCCTGTGGGCAGCTCCGCTCCGAGAGTCTGCGCACACCGCGCGCCGCACGATTGTCCAAACCCGGTCCAGCGGCCGCGCCTCAGGCGGCGCTCACATGAGGCGCTAATGAATCCGCCACTTCTGATTATTGCTTCCCTGGTATTCGCGCTGGTCGTGATCTATCCGCTGTCGCGTATCTGCAAGCGGGCTGGACTGCCCTGGTGGCCGGCCTTGGTTGTCTTTGTTCCGATCATCGGGCCGCCCATCACCGCTTATCTGCTGGCGGCCAGCCGCTGGCCGAGCCACCCATTCGGGCGCTAGGAAAAAAGCCATGCCGGTAATACACGGAATGTTGAACCTCGTCATGCTGGCGGTTACCATTTGGTGCTATTGGCGAATTCTCAACAAAGCGGGGCTGAACCCGTGGTGGGCCTATGCGCTATTGGTGTCGTTGGCGATTGCCTATGTGACCAGTATTTATCAGAGCCCCGTTGTACTATTTGCGCCCTATATCGTGCCCGCCGTGTTGATTTGGATTTTTGCTTTCGTCCGCTGGCCGAGCTATGAGAAATCGCCCGGCGCGGATGAGCCCAACCGCTATATGCCGTACCAATATAAGCGCTCCGACGTCTCGCCTTCGGCCGATCCCCATCGCACCGTGAATCCAAAATTCGGCGATGCCGCGGCCGATCGCGAGGGGCGCCGGCTTCCGGACAAGAAACAATAGTTCAATTTCTGAGCCGGCCGTTCTTGCCGCGCGTTCGACTTTGCCTATACTGCGCGCGCTTCCCATCAAGCGCGGCGTAACATCATGAAAAATAGTTCAGACCGGCCGATCAAGAAAACCGTCCTCGCCTATTCGGGCGGGCTCGATACGTCGATCATCCTGCGCTGGTTGCAGGAGCAATATGGCTGTGAAGTGGTAACGTTCACCGCCGATCTCGGCCAGGGCGAAGAACTCGACTCGGTACGGACCAAGGCCGAAGCCATGGGCGTCTCGGAAATCTTTATTGAAGATTTGCGCGAGGAGTTTGTGCGTGATTACGTCTTTCCGATGTTCCGTGCCAACGCGCTATATGAGGGTGTGTATCTGCTCGGCACCTCGATCGCGCGCCCGCTGATTGCCAAGCGGCAAATCGAGATTGCCCATCAAGTCGGCGCCGATTCGGTCGCGCATGGCGCCACTGGTAAGGGCAACGATCAAGTGCGCTTTGAACTCGGCTATTATGCCTGCGATCCGGACATCCACATCATCGCGCCGTGGCGCGAATGGGATTTGGCGTCGCGCGAGGATCTGGTGCGCTATGCCGAGAAGCACCAGATTCCCATCCCGCGCGACAAACGCGGCGCGCCGCCCTATTCAACCGACGCCAATCTTCTGCACATTTCCTATGAGGGCAAGGTGCTGGAAGATCCCTGGGTCGGCCCCGACGAAGAGATGTACACGCGCTCGGTGGCGCCGGAGGCCGCGCCCGATACGCCGCTTATTCTAGAAATCGACTTTGCCGCTGGTGACGCGGTGGCGCTTGACGGCGAAGCCTTGTCGCCGGCCACGCTCCTCACCCGGCTTAACGAAATGGCGGGCGCGCATGGCATCGGCCGCATCGACATCGTTGAAAACCGCTTTGTCGGCATGAAATCACGCGGCGTTTATGAGACGCCGGGCGGCACGGTTCTGTTGCAGGCGCATCGCGCCATCGAATCGCTGTGCCTCGACCGCGGCGCTGCGCATCTCAAAGACGAGCTGATGCCGCGCTATGCCGAGCTTATCTATAACGGCTTCTGGTTCTCGCCGGAGCGCGACATGATCCAGGCCGCCATCGACGACAGTCAAAAATCGGTCGAGGGTACTGTGCGCCTCAAGCTCTATAAGGGCGGCGTCTATGTGCAGGGGCGAAAATCCCCGACCAGCCTCTATAGCGAGGACCACGCCACATTCGAGGCCGATACAGTCTACGATCAGCGCGATGCCGAGGGCTTTATCAAGCTCAATGCGCTGCGTCTTCGGCTACGCCAAAAATAGCGTCGCTAGCGCATTCTAATTCCTGCAAATGCATCGTCGCAGGTGATTCTACCTGCTCGGAATTTGCGCTAGCCCGGCAGGGCGCTGAAGCCGATCACATGCTCGTGGGCGAATAGAATCACGAGGTAAAGAACCAACGCCGCAACAATTCGGACATATCCGATTTCCCTCAGGCTGGGCCGTCCTTTACCTCGTAGCGCGGCGACGAACGGAATGGCCGAGCTGCCCGCAAATTTCTCAGCCCAGCGTTCGGGCTCCTCGCGGCGGATTCTGGCGTCTGCCAGCGGTTGGTCGATCAGCGCGAACAGGGCGAGGGCGCCGAACAGCATCAGCGAAGCGGCGTCGCCGTTTGTCGGGATGTGCGCCGCCGCCCATAGAAAGAGCGCCCACAATAGGGGGTGGCGGGTGACTTTCTGCATGCCGGGCGCGGACATACCGGCGAGCAGTATCAACACCAGCGGCATCACGGCGAGCGGGATCAGCTGGGTCCAGCCCGGCGCCTCCCAGAGCTGCGTGTAGGGCGCGTCCATATGGGCGAAGACAATCCACACCGTGCCGCCAATGGCGATCAGCGAAAAAACGGCGCGGTAGGCTTGCTTGCCCAGCGCGCCGCGTAGCGTCTTGCGCAGGCCCGGGACGCCAGGCATCAAGTGAATGCCAATAAACACGACCAGTGCGATCGCCAAACTCCATAAACTGCCGGTCATGCTAAGCCCGTTCTCCCGGTTTGCGGTTTCACCCGGCCGTTACTCGGGCTCGGGCACGCCGGCCTGGCGGCAAGCGGCGGTCAGGGTATTTTTCAACAGGCAGGCAATGGTCATCGGGCCGACGCCGCCCGGCACTGGCGTGATCGCGCCGGCGACTTTGACCGCTTCGTCGAAATCGAGATCGCCGACCAGCCGCGTGCCGGATTTCCTGCTGGCATCGTCGATCCGGTTGATGCCAACGTCGATCACCGTGGCGCCGGGCTTGATCCAGTCGCCCTTCACCATGCTCGCGCGCCCGACCGCGGCGATGACGATATCGGCGCGCCGGCATTCGGCCGCGAGATCGCGGGTGCGCGAGTGGGCGATGGTCACGGTGCAATGCTCCTTCAATAACAGTGCCGCCATCGGCTTGCCGACGATATTGGAGCGCCCGACGACGATCGCCTGCATGCCGCTGAGGTCGCCGATGACCTTCTTCAGCATCAGCAGACAACCGACCGGCGTGCACGGCACCATGGCGTCCTGACCACTGTGGAGGCGCCCGACATTCAGCGTGTGAAAGCCGTCGACATCCTTGTCGGGATTGATGGCGTTGAGGATGGCGTCTGAATCGACCTGATCGGGCAGCGGCAATTGCACCAAGATGCCATGCACCGTGGGGTCGTTGTTCAGTTCCACGACCTTGGCCATGACTTCATCATGGCTGGCGCTGACGGGTAGTTTATAGGTGTTCGAATTCATCCCCGCTTCGAGCGTCGACTTGCCCTTGTTGCGCACATAAACCTCGCTCGCCGGATCTTCGCCGACCAGCACCACCGAGAGGCCCGGTGTCACGCCATGGCGCTCTTTCAGAATTGCCACCCGGCGGCCGATATCGGCGCGCAGATCGGCGGCCATGGCCTTGCCGTCGATTATCATGGCCTTGCCGTCGGTTATGTTGGCGTCGCTCATGTTAATTCTCCACAAAACAGTTCGAGGCGTTTTTTAAGGTCCGTTTGGTCGCCGACGATTTGTATCGTTTTTTGCCGCGCCGTGGCGCCGGACGCTATATGCATCGCTGACGCTGGCAGGCAGAGTTCGCGTGCCAACAGTTTGAGGAGGGCGCGGTTGGCTTTGCCGTCTTCAGCCGGCGCGGCGACTGCGGCCTTCACATAGGCCGCGCCGTCGGCCGTCTGCGCGATGCCGTTAATGCCGGCGCGTCCGGCCTTCGGTGTCAGGCGGACGGCGAGGCGGACGCCCGAATCATTCATGCCATAGGGAGTGTTTTCGGGCGTGTTTTCGGGTGGCAGGCGATGCCTCACCTGAGATTGCCGACCCTCAGCCGAGATTGTCGACAATGAGACTGCGGATGAAATAGAGCGCGAGAATCAGGATCATCGGCGAAAGATCGACGCCGCCGAGCGACGGGATGATGCGCCGGATCGGCCTGAGCGCCGGTTCAGTGATGCGGTAGAGAAAGCCCAGCACGGTATGTATAAACTGGTTCTGGGTGTTCAATATATTGAAAGCGGTGAGCCAACTGATAATGGCTGTGGCGATGAGCACATAGATATAAATCGAAAAAACAGCGTAAATAAGGTCTGCTAAAGCATTCATGGTTTTCTTTCGTGCAAGGCCGTGGCTCGGGCGGCGGCCAGTATATCCCAAAGCGAAAAGAGGACCAGCCTTTCTCATCTGGCCGCGCGCCTTGACAGGCCCGAAAAACCGGCCACATTATCCGCCACCGCGCCGGCTCGTCCGGTCGCGCACCCGATACGCTAACGGGGCCGTAGCTCAGATGGGAGAGCGTCGCGTTCGCAATGCGAAGGTCAGGGGTTCGATTCCCCTCGGCTCCACCAGCATCCCCTCCAGGCTTGTCTAGTATAGACCGATTTATCCGCAGGTTTCTGGGATTTTCGGCATCTCATCTCTATATCCGTCCGAGCTGATCTGATATAATACAGGCTCAAAGTGTCACTATAAGTGTCACTAGGAAACACAATCTAAAGCGTGGTGTTTTTTGCGTGTTCTGCAACGAAACCACACCATGGAGGCGATTCAGCCAACGCGGTAGTGGTTGGGCAGGAAAGGGGAGAGCCAGATGAACAACGCCAAGCTAAAGGCTTTATCGAGCCCAGGCCGTTACGCCGATGGCTCTGTCCGAGGGCTTTACATCCAGGTACAGAAGGGAGGGACGAAATACTGGATGTTTCGGTACAAGCGCGATGGTGAGCAGAAGTATATGGGCCTCGGTTCATACCCTGTCATCAGCTTAAAGGGAGCTCGAAACAAGGCTCTGAATCTTCGCAAGCA is a genomic window containing:
- a CDS encoding [protein-PII] uridylyltransferase — protein: MTKAGRQSEIIDRSAFDAALAATEWRPGGGGSRDEALDLCKNYLSAGRTVLGERLEHGARGSALVAGYTFLIDEILAVLYDHAAERLFPGPNPTSGNRLAFVAVGGYGRAELSPYSDIDLLFLHPWKLTARSEQIIEYVLYMLWDMGLTVGHATRSIADCLARARSDMTIRTSILESRYLRGDKALFRELRQRFWDEIVPGGEGDFVAAKLTERDARHQRTGDSRYLLEPNIKDGKGGLRDLHTLFWIAKYLYRVPRFADLIERGLLTRKEQVRFARAEGFLWKVRAHLHLAAGRAEDRLTFDIQPEIARRMGYDDRDGNLAVERFMKHYFLVAKSVGELTRVLCALLEADHLDDAPQRIGAGGPSPAADGLGTEGGRLTVLAEDSFDERPVRLIKLFRLAQTGGLDIHPRTLRLVYQRLHLIDRSLRADDEANRLFMALLSDTEAPEQALRMMNEAGVLGRFIPEFGRIVGQTQHDMYHVYTVDEHTLRAIGILSQIERRELAEELPLATEIAPKILSRGVLYLALFLHDLAKSGRGNHSEAGARIANKLGPRLGLSAEETEQTAWLVRNHLIFSDTAFKRDVNDPQTLADFIAQVQSVERLRLLTVLTAADIRAVGPGRWNAWKGALLRELYHRAEEVLTGGHEAKGKAGRVTAAQNALRATLDDWLSEDIDRFTTRLFPPYWLAFESDTHARHARLVRDADARGAFLELDTRVDEKRAATEITLYAKDQPGMFAAVAGAMAAAGASIVDAKVFTTSDGMALDGFWVQDAIGGPFEDAERLARMLGLLEQALIGDPTFDDALDGRRDLPARRRAAHVISRVLVDNRASSKHTVIEINGRDRPGLLYDIGGALTQLGLSIVTAHISTYGAQAVDVFYVKDRYGLQVTKNAEIERVRTRLLAALDEPEPGVRPVAATAAAE
- a CDS encoding methyltransferase: MAKIRNADRSVHRQYEAYPYPPRDPADEAKRLITGSPSSLLEIEHYVRGERCTADSPFRVLIAGGGTGDATIMLASQLRARAIDAEIIHIDISTASLDIARDRAAARRLDSIKFLQASLTDLAPLGLEKFDYIDCCGVLHHLESPAEVLRELANALKPGGGIGLMLYGRLGRTGVYEAQSLLRLLADDPLDQARIDSARALLSDLPPTNWLLRNSHVGDHQNAGDAGIYDLLLHRRDRAYLVDEIFALAAEADLRITGFIEPARYDPLNYLRNADLRKKAVALTWPEQCAAAELIAGNMKVHICYLVPSAHLSCGQAREVPLRLGMAGVVPVLNNVSPEALAGRLKGAPALSLDFDGAKIRLVLPEQAAALTALVDGDCGLEEIRRRLGKAGQKLSPGAFTRQFETLYKALNGINTMLLR
- a CDS encoding RNA methyltransferase; translation: MTDIMRGYFGVGVEGVSKPFNVGNLMRSAHAFGAGFVFTIAAEYAGAGSDTAKTHEHVPFYRFASVAELNLPDGCALVGIELMDEAVDLPIFPHPLNAAYVLGPERGSLSPELVERCDHVVRIPARFSINLGVAGAIVMYDRMLALGRFGDRPLNPRAPSTPRPAHVYGAPTRRRPKPV
- a CDS encoding invasion associated locus B family protein, which translates into the protein MRVQFLRLFGSPSLAVSALFFAALVAVGGVAGQALAQEELSKNGAWTAFTYKEGGKLTCYMYAQPTKQEGNYTKRSAPNAMITRRRGSVVVEEVSVTSGYPYKDGSPISLQIDGRGFKFGIIQDEHAWANNADEDKVAVQAMIRGSNLTVRGTSRKDSYSLDTYSLKGFSKTHKAIVKACP
- the rlmN gene encoding 23S rRNA (adenine(2503)-C(2))-methyltransferase RlmN, with protein sequence MKDVSASAVDERVSLIGMDRAELAQAVAHIGESEKSASLRAKQLWHWIYHHGVDDFSHMSSLNGALREALAAAYTLARPKITRDQLSEDGTRKWLLRFPDGQEAESVYIPEEDRGALCMSAQVGCTLTCGFCHTGTQRLVRNLEAREIISQFLVARDSYGEWPSPQDGRMISNIVMMGMGEPLFNYENVAKAIRIAMDPEGLSISRRRITLSTAGVAPMIERCGKELGVGLAISLHAVTDELRDELMPINRKYPLAELLDACRRYPTASNARRITFEYVMLKGINDSPADAKALVRLIAGIPAKINLIPFNAWPGAPYECSEPEDIAKFATIVNKAGYSSPVRTPRGRDISAACGQLRSESLRTPRAARLSKPGPAAAPQAALT
- a CDS encoding argininosuccinate synthase, which translates into the protein MKNSSDRPIKKTVLAYSGGLDTSIILRWLQEQYGCEVVTFTADLGQGEELDSVRTKAEAMGVSEIFIEDLREEFVRDYVFPMFRANALYEGVYLLGTSIARPLIAKRQIEIAHQVGADSVAHGATGKGNDQVRFELGYYACDPDIHIIAPWREWDLASREDLVRYAEKHQIPIPRDKRGAPPYSTDANLLHISYEGKVLEDPWVGPDEEMYTRSVAPEAAPDTPLILEIDFAAGDAVALDGEALSPATLLTRLNEMAGAHGIGRIDIVENRFVGMKSRGVYETPGGTVLLQAHRAIESLCLDRGAAHLKDELMPRYAELIYNGFWFSPERDMIQAAIDDSQKSVEGTVRLKLYKGGVYVQGRKSPTSLYSEDHATFEADTVYDQRDAEGFIKLNALRLRLRQK
- a CDS encoding NnrU family protein; protein product: MTGSLWSLAIALVVFIGIHLMPGVPGLRKTLRGALGKQAYRAVFSLIAIGGTVWIVFAHMDAPYTQLWEAPGWTQLIPLAVMPLVLILLAGMSAPGMQKVTRHPLLWALFLWAAAHIPTNGDAASLMLFGALALFALIDQPLADARIRREEPERWAEKFAGSSAIPFVAALRGKGRPSLREIGYVRIVAALVLYLVILFAHEHVIGFSALPG
- the folD gene encoding bifunctional methylenetetrahydrofolate dehydrogenase/methenyltetrahydrofolate cyclohydrolase FolD — protein: MSDANITDGKAMIIDGKAMAADLRADIGRRVAILKERHGVTPGLSVVLVGEDPASEVYVRNKGKSTLEAGMNSNTYKLPVSASHDEVMAKVVELNNDPTVHGILVQLPLPDQVDSDAILNAINPDKDVDGFHTLNVGRLHSGQDAMVPCTPVGCLLMLKKVIGDLSGMQAIVVGRSNIVGKPMAALLLKEHCTVTIAHSRTRDLAAECRRADIVIAAVGRASMVKGDWIKPGATVIDVGINRIDDASRKSGTRLVGDLDFDEAVKVAGAITPVPGGVGPMTIACLLKNTLTAACRQAGVPEPE
- a CDS encoding DUF167 family protein, which codes for MRHRLPPENTPENTPYGMNDSGVRLAVRLTPKAGRAGINGIAQTADGAAYVKAAVAAPAEDGKANRALLKLLARELCLPASAMHIASGATARQKTIQIVGDQTDLKKRLELFCGELT
- a CDS encoding YggT family protein; this translates as MNALADLIYAVFSIYIYVLIATAIISWLTAFNILNTQNQFIHTVLGFLYRITEPALRPIRRIIPSLGGVDLSPMILILALYFIRSLIVDNLG